TCTCCTACATTTTTTGTCTTCTAGCATTTTATTCTCCTTTTACTGTGTGATCATTTACATGCAGTAGAAGTATACAAACAGTATGACCAACGtgtaatattttattcctgTCATTCCAGCAGGAAGTATCGTGTGACCGGCTCAGAGACTCCCTCAAATCCTGGAGGTGTCAGTGAGGAGTTTCGACGCAGAcaccagcagagagagagagacagacgaGAGCATGGAGTCTACGCCTCCTCCAAAGAGGAGAAGAACAGAGACCgagacaaagacagagacagagaaagaagcAAAGATAAAGGAAGGGACCGAAGAAGTGAAAGaggtaatttaaaaaaaaaaaacactttggttACTTAGTCCCGTCATGGTAAATATATTTCAATGCAGCGTCGCTTTCATCAGTCTgcatcaccgtctggatccaggaattttttaaaggaatcttTACTAttgggctaatggcagaggtctgcgctctccgagtgcttttctagttataatATTGTAAATTGgatactctttttttttttgaccagtttccttttttagaGTAATAACACCTAATATAACAAAGGGCACAATATGTACAAACCAGGCATGATGCCACCTTTTTGCAGTTTAACAGCTCTCTTTCTTTAATCTCTATTTTTTATTGACAGTAACTTTGTCTTGCCTGTGTCTGTCAGATGAGCGTGAGGGCAGCCGCAGCCGTGGAAGCAGCAGCAGTCGGTCAGAGCGTTCAGAACGAGGTGAGAGGAGCGATCGATCACAGAGAGACAACTGGTCCGAACGAATCAGCCGAGGGACTAAGAGAGACGAACCTCAGACACCACAGCATCATCCTAGAGGTAAAGTTCTTTCTTAAATCGGCTTTAATTTTAACACGTGATTTTCCTTGTATTCACAGCCTTTTGCTGTGTTGGTTGATTGGACTTATTTTTGTCGTTTCTAAGATTCTTTCACACCCTCACGCTCCAACTGGGACGAGGATGACAGTGGTTATTCTAGTTCAAGACACTCACAGTGGGAATCTCCATCACCAGCCCTCTCCCACAGAGAGTCAGATCGCTCAGACAGAAGTCATCGCTCTGGtagagagagtgagaggagagACAGGTAATAACAACACGCACCTCTGTAGCCATAACATTCATAAAAGCAATGTCCTTATTTTTCTGGTGCTTGTTTAATGATTTATGACTCATCCAAAAACCTCTATGAGATCAAACAGTACCTTACATTATTTGTGTTTAAGCTCCATGATGCACTTTTTCAAATCGTAACTGCAAAATTTCTTCAAACCCATCTTTAATGTTCTGTTACTTAAGACATCTCCTTATCTCATGTTCTACTTTATACTTCATAACATAAAATGCTTTGCTTCTGAGTTACTTTTGCTTGTACGTAACTTTCTCTTGGTCTGTGTGTTTAGGTCCGTCAGAGGCCGATATCCCGATGACACACCCTTGCCCACCCCATCATACAAGTACAACGAGTGGGCCaatgacagaaaacatttgggctCTACACCTCGTTTATCACAaggaaaaagtatttttccttAAAAGACACAACATTTTATGCTTTTTGCAAGCTTTGAGTGTTGTTTGTCCCATTACATTTCTTATTCCGTGTCTTCCACAGGTAGGAAAGATGAAGGCGAGGGAGGAATCTTATTTGACAATGAGGACGAGAAAGAGCAGTGGCAGGAGGACCAAAAGGTACGTTTAAAGTTCTCATTTATTATGCATTATAGAAGATATTAACTTATTTCCTGGTGATACTTTTTTTACATCTCCACTTATCCACTGTTTTGCAGCAAGCTGACAGAGACTGGTACATGATGGATGAAGGCTATGATGAGTTCCACAATCCATTCACCTCTACCTCTGATGAATATGTGAAGAAAAGAGAGCAGATCCTTCAGAAGCAGACTCAAAAGAGAATTTCTGCTCAGAAACGGCAAATCAATGAGGTACAGTGAAgtgctttgtgtgtttttacataTACATCTTTGTCTGTTGTTAGAGCATCTATATGGCTGTATATCATCTTAACAGGGTGTGTTTCTTGTTTCAGGATAATGAGCGGTGGGAGACCAACCGTATGCTGACTAGTGGGGTGGTGCAGAGGCTGGAGGTAGATGAAGACTTTGAGGAGGACAATGCTGCCAAAGTTCACCTGCTAGTTCACAACCTGGTCCCTCCCTTTCTGGATGGAAGAATAGTCTTCACAAAGCAGGTGACCCAAAAATGTCATATTCTGAGGCCTGTTATTACTAGGTGTGCTTTTCTGTTTCTGTATCTTTGGTTTTGATCTAACTGCTTGTATATTTTTCCTTCTGCAGCCAGAGCCTGTCATCCCTGTCAAAGATGCTACCTCTGACATGGCCATCATCTCTCGCAAAGGCAGCCAGCTTGTCCGAAAACATCGAGAGCAGAAAGAACGCAAAAAGGTAGATACAGTGGCAGGAAACAGTATGTGAACTCTTTGAGATGATCTAGTTTTCTGCAttgattggtcatcaaatgtgatctgatctgcatCTAAGTCACAAGTATAGACAAACACAATGTACTTAACCTAATACCACACAAATAACTATAATATTTCTTGTCTTTATTGAATACAGTCataaaacattcacagtgctgctGGAATAAATAAGTGATCCTTTAGGCTGATGACTCTAAAAGAGCTAATTTGAGTCAGGAGTAAGCACACCTGAAGTCCAATCAATTAAAGGGGATTTGAGCCAGGTGTAGAGCTATTGTGActtattaaaacacaaactttttGAGGTAACGCTTCACAAGAATCATCTGCTGATGTGAACCATGTCTCACAAAAATCTCCTAAGACCTTcaatcaagaattgttgaaTTGTTTAAGACTGTCAGGGGTTCCAAAGCCTTCTTAAAGACTTTAGGTGTTCACCAGTCCACAGTTAGACAAactatccacaaatggagatgATACAGTATCGTGGATACTCTCCCTAGAAGTGTGTACCCTGCCAGGTTGATGCAGAATGCTcagagaagtaaaaaaaaaaaaaaaaaaggacccTAGAGTAACAGCTAAAGGCTTAAAGGAATTATTGGATCAATCAACATCTCTGTCCATGAATCTACCATACGCTAAAGATTGAACAGGCGTGGTGTCCATCACAGGACACCATTGAGGAAACCGCtgcttaaaaaagaaacatcactGCGTGTCTCAAGTCTGCCAAGGAGCACCTTGACACTCCAAAACACaactgggaaaaaaacatttgtggaCTGATGAAACTAAGGTTGAGTTGTTTGGGAAGAACATGCAGCAAAGCGTTTGACATAAAAAGGGTACCGCATACCAACCTGAGAACatcatccccacagtgaagTACATTGGAAGGAGCATCGTGATTtgggggctgctttgctgcctggACTGCGCACCATCATCGAGAGGAAACTTGAATTCCCAAGTTTCAAGGTATCCTAGCGGATAATGTCAGGGTGGCTGTTCCCCAGTGATCATCTGCCTTTTGGAGAGACCCAGTCTGAGTCCAGACCTGAATTCAACAGAGATGCTGTGGAATAATATCAAGAGAACCGTTCACACCAGACATCTAAGAATATGGGTGAGCTGAAGCAGTTCTGTAagaagaatggtccaaaattcttCCTGAAATTTGTCTTGGTCTGATCAGCATCTACCAGAAACacttggttgaggttattgctgccaaaggaagTTCAACCAATTACTAATTCCAGGATTCACTTACTTTTTCCAGCAGTACTGTGAATTTTTAATGGCTGTGTTCAATAAAGACATTGAATATTATAAtcatttgtgtggtattagGTTAATCACATTGTGGTTGTCTATACTTGTGACTTAGAAGCAGACCAGATCACGATGATGACtaattaatgcagaaaactagaTCATCTCAAAGGCTTCACATGCTTTCCTTGGCACTGTACATAAGTTTATCTATAAGTACTTGTCAGACAAATTCAGAGACCTCATTTATGTGTCTGCCTTAGGGTTGTGGTTATGATACTGACCAGGgttgcaacattttttattataaccCTGTCCAGAGTTTCTCTAGCCAGAAATGAGTACATTTCGGTTGTAAAAGCACCTATACATAATCTTATTTGAGGGAAAGTCTTTGCATTAACCCTTAATGCTAATAAAcaagcaaaataataataaaagccaACCAGGAGTTTACTGTagaatgaaatgtaaaaaaaacactggatcAATATGGACAATGTCAGTAGATAGATAATATTAATATGTGTATTACACTATTTAAAAAGCTAATGGCACTCATGACAGAAgagttttctgtctgtttttcatgCATGTTGCGTTCTTGCACTGCACTAGTTTATCTGTTCCTCAGGTAGAGACTGAATTTGGTAAAAGAGCTTTCAGCTTTGCTGCCCCCTTTGCGTGGAATACTCTACAGACTGAATTGAAACTCTCATTAGTAATTCCACTTGGAGCCTTCCGTTCTATCCTGAGGGACAGACAGCGTGAGACCCTTGAACAATGCCTgtgttttaaatcttaaattattGTTTGCTGTTGTGTTATAGCTCCTGCACTTGAAAATACTATTGCACCTCTAAAATTGTATGTTTTAATCTATACTGTTACTTCTTTGTAACTGTTCTTAtgacatgtgctgctgacctcttggccaggtcacccttgtgaaagagatcctgatctcaatgggtttttatctggttaaataaaggttaaataaaaataaaatctcctCTTTATGATGGCTATTTATCAAATGGAAATCTACGTATTCAGCTGCAGACTGTATTTTTACAATCAAGTGATGTAACTGTGATCATTATGTTTTCAGGCACAGCACAAACACTGGGAGCTGGCAGGGACTAAGCTGGGGGACATCATGGGGATCAAGAAGACAGAGGAAGCAGATATGTCTGGGGGCCAACCAGTCGGTGAGGATGGTAAAGTGGACTACAGGTAACATGGCATTttgatctttcttttttaaagttcacAGGCTTAAATCTGTCACTTTGTCTGACCTGACCTTTTGGGGGATTTTAATCTTTCATAGAGCGGAGCAGAAATTTGCAGACCACATGAAAGAAAAGTCTGAAGCCAGCAgtgagtttgcaaaaaagaagaGTCTTCTGGAGCAGAGACAGtacctgccaatttttgctgtcAGACAGCAACTTTTAAACATTATAAGGTAATTTTTACCTCTGAATTTCTCATGATATGCTCCAATGAGGTTTTATTTACTGACATAACTTTTCACTGTTTCAATGTGTTTCACCCTCAGGGACAACAGCATAGTGATTGTTGTTGGAGAGACAGGCAGTGGGAAGACGACCCAGCTGACTCAGTACCTGCATGAGGACGGTTACACGAGCTACGGCATGGTTGGATGTACACAGCCCCGAAGAGTGGCAGCCATGAGTGTGGCCAAGAGAGTCAGTGAAGAGATCGGCACTAACCTGggagaggaggtgaggctgCTGACTGCTCGAGCAAACATTAGTAAATGTGGCCTTTCATAGATTTTCTTTTCGGGTTAGGAAATCAGAAATTATTACAATACCCATAACCATCAAATCCTAAAGTTTTTACAGTCTGCTGTTTGAAAGGCcattaagatatatttttacttcatttgtGTTGAATAGAGAGTATGCCTCAATAAATTATGTTAGAAGGAACATAATCTCCAAAATGCAGGCACAGCTTTTATTAAcattgtttttctctgattgttAAGTTGTTGAATTACTCCTGAAGTATGAAAGAATAGCAAAGagccattttaaaaaatattatattgataataatattaaataCTTTTAGCCCCCccaagcttttttttctaacatgAAAGACAGTGACAGCAACAATGCATACAACATGCATTAACAATGACACACCTTTAGAAGCCAACACTACAGACTATTACCATTATTATTGACTTGAATTGCACAGGTGTGCCTACATAATGTAACAATTTAACTTTTCTCTAATGAAAGAGAATCTGGAAAATAGACTGCTATTACataaatatctgataaataacCACCTTAAggactttttgaacatttaattGATGGAGAGTACATCCTCAACTCTGAGTTACTAAGACTTGGAAGAGTCCCACTAGTTCCCACCAGTAACCtggactgtggctcagtaggcaGAGCCGGTTGTCTCACAGTCAGAAGGTTGTAGGTCTAattcccagctcctgcagtcacacacGTCGATGTGTTCTTGGGCAAAACACTTTTTGCTTCATCGGTTGTGTGTAAAGGGGTATTAAAGCATATGAatggattagctaatactgatggccaattttCCATAGCAAATGCAgccatcagtgaatgaatgtgtgaatggatgggtgtgacctgtggtgtaaaagcgctttgagtaGTCGGaggactagaaaagtgctacaGTCCAAAGGCCAATTTTCGTGGGTATTTTATATCAGGCATTGTTacttccgccaaggaggttatgtgattggcagggtttgtttgtttgttagtttgtttgatagcaacataactcaaaaagttatggacgaatttgatgaaattttcaggaaatgtcagaaatggcataaggaagaactgattagattttgggagtgatccggatcaccgtctggatcctagaattttttgaaggattcttcactattgggagataggtctaatggcggaggtctgcgctatCCGAGTGCTTTTTCAATTTAGTCATGTTCTGATTCAATTAAATTTATTAAGAGATTTAATTTGGTGCATCCATTTGCTGCATTCATGACCATTTCCTCTCACATGATACCATTTAAGAAGGCTTAACTCAAGAATCGAAATGGATTTGTGACCGTCTACAAAGCCCATCTGTTCACAGCTGCCCAAGGAACAGTACTTTAAAAATAGAATAGGAGATGAGTGAGAGctattttgtaattttaaccgcttaaaacactaaaactctttgtatttttaaatcctgTTCAAATGCCTATTTATTCATCCGAAAACTGCTGAGCAAAGACAGACAGTTTTGACTCCCTCTTGTGTTCTGCTGAAAGGTGTTTGAGAGTCATgtgaattttgtattttgtgatACACAGTCTGTAGGCCCCCTTCCTCAACCCAAGTACCAACTTACAAGCTGTGTCACAACGCCATctagtgaaaaaaatataaactgcAGCATGTTTTTCTGGCCTTTAATTTTGGCAACTGATGAGCTGCAACAAAGGAGAAACTGGTTAAATAACATGAATATCTGGCATAGATTATAAAATGGCTCTCTTACTGTAAACACTgttaacttgtttttaatcattttaataatgTATCACTAGCATTTGCCCTGTAAGAATATACTGTGAGATTTGTATGACTTATAATCTTGAGTTGACTTTTGATGTTTGTTCTGCAGGTGGGCTATGCAATACGTTTTGAGGACTGCACATCTGAGAATACACTGATCAAGTACATGACGGACGGTATCTTGCTCAGAGAGTCACTGAGAGAgtcagacctggaccactaCAGTGCTGTTATCATGGACGAGGCTCATGAACGCTCCCTGAATACAGATGTGTTGTTTGGCCTGTTACGTGAGGTCAGTGTACAGctacatcaatatttttacagataattctaatttttattttcagggtaTGAATGCAGCTTGACTTTCTGTGCTAAAACTGATAGTTAACCTTGttagtttgttgttttcttgaggGATTTCTTTGTAAAAACCTTTAAATTGCATGCATTTTTTCTGCCTTCTGCTGTTTCCTGTCAGGTTGTATCCCGACGCACTGATTTAAAACTCATCGTTACTTCTGCAACCATGGACTCAGACAagtttgcagcattttttggcAACGTACCCATTTTCCACATTCCAGGAAGAACATTTCCAGTTGACATCTTGTTTAGCAAGGTATGTTTCTGATTGCTTTACTCTTTGATTTAAATGCACTTACACAGCATCCCCAAGTGTCACTACATCATATCATTATAGCAATTTTGGCAGTTTTATAACTTAACTAAGTATTTTAGCTAAGTTAATTGACATGCAACCTTAATCAGAGATACAACAATGGTGACAATCAGTAGTCAGTGATCAGTAGTTAGGTGTACTAGATGCCAGAATTCAATTATTACAATATAACAGACTGGCCACTGGCATTTGTTCTGCCACATTGTTTTCTACTTGGCTGGTGTCTGTCAACAAGACTGTCATCTGTTAGTACTGATGTTGAGCTAATGTATTGGTGCATTCTCAGCCTTTATTTGTAGTCAGTTAAACTataatcattttttacaaaataagaaaacttTCTCTAACATTTGATTGTTGTAGTTTTGATATTGCATTGGActtaaatgttgtgttttgtgttgtgcAAGACCCCTCAGGAGGACTATGTGGAGGCAGCAGTGAAGCAGGCTCTGCAGATCCACCTCAGTGGGCTAATAGGAGACATCCTCATCTTTATGCCCGGGCAGGAGGATATTGAGGTGAGGGATATCCTGCTGTATTATCACTTACATCATATGTAAAAACTGTGACCCCagtagccccccccccccaaccctccaatgaaataaacatttccaaAGATTTTGGTAAATAATGCATTTTGTCCAGTAGTTCTGTAAGTACCTCTGACTGTAGCTCTAAAAAGGCTAATTATGACCTTTGCAATATTCTGTCCAcattctttttccattttttttaattcatatttgaAGTAAAGTATATCAATTTCACATTTATCCCTGTAGGTGACTTCTGATCAGATTGTGGAGCGGTTGGAAGACTTGGAGAATGCTCCTCCTCTGGCAGTGCTGCCTATTTACTCCCAGTTGCCCTCTGATCTTCAAGCCAAGATCTTCCAGAAGGTCTGTATCTATTACTGCCCATTATGATGCATGCATCTCTATACTTCTCATCAGTAAGTACTTGTAATTAAAACTACGAAGAAACAAAGCTGATTGTCTTTATTATATCCTTTGTAAGGCTCCAGATGGTGTGAGGAAATGCATCGTTGCTACAAACATTGCCGAGACCTCCCTCACTGTGGATGGAATCATGTTTGTCGTGGATTCGGGATACTGCAAACTAAAGGTACTACACCTGCATCACTTTTttacaaatactttttcacacattagCCCAGAACTTTACAGTAAAGAAATCAAaactattttgaaattttttcatTTACCAGGTTTTCAATCCTCGTATTGGAATGGATGCTCTCCAGGTTTATCCTATCAGCCAGGCTAATGCCAACCAGCGCTCTGGCAGAGCAGGACGTACAGGGCCAGGGCAGTGTTACAGGTAATGACCATGttgttatttctgttttgaacTATTATTAATGCATGGCTTTCTCAGTGCATTTGCTCAAAAAATACCTTGACAAGATGTTACATTCCCACTCTTACTTCCTTGTAAATCTCACATAATTTCAGAGTCTTTGATCCATGATCTCCAGAATGTTTCATGCAGTTTTTACTCTGTTGATAGAGGCATAAGTGCCATTAAAGAccctatcttttttttttcttggaccCTCCTTCTGTTGTACGATTGagcaacataaacacacaaagagtcatatgtttttttctgataaggACAGAAGATCTCTATGAATGCCTCATTTTATTGGATTTATCCTGTCCAAACTAAGCTTATGCAATTAGAGGAATCAGTTTGGTGAAGATTTTTACTGAGTACAGTTAAGGTGTTTGAGTAGCTGACTTTTAGCACAGAGGTAACAAGTTCTGCTGGTTTGCTTAGTTTGAAAGAAGAATTTATCCTCTCAAAGACTCATTTAGCTTTGACTCCAGGACTCACTTGCAAACCTTCATAGCCTGTACATTCAGTACATTCTATATATTGAAGGCATTCTGCAACAATAAACCCTAAAgtcagacatttttaactctTGAAAGAGCTTTGTTAAAGACCTTTAGTTATCATTTCCCTTGAATGAATTCAGACTCTCAGAATTTTCCTCTCTGGCTGATTCAGAGCTGCAGATAATTGTTCACATCAAAATAATTCACACAAGTGCCACATAATAATATTTCTAAGAGAATCTTGGTCTGTTCATGACCGCAGTATTTACTGCAAAGACAACAAAGAATGTACAAATACTGACACAgttttctagttttaaaaaatacaatttcagttcagtttaattCTTGCTATCTTAAATTATCCACTCAATAAAATctgtgtccttttttttttgtcccccAGGCTCTACACTCAGAGCGCCTTCAAGAATGAGATGCTCACTACCACCATACCAGAGATCCAGAGGACCAACCTGGCCAATGTAGTCCTGCTGCTGAAGTCTCTGGGTGTTCAGGATCTTCTCCTGTTCCACTTCATGGATCCACCACCTGAGGACAACATGCTCAACTCCATGTACCAGCTCTGGATCCTGGGAGCTTTAGACAACACAGGTGAGTGGTGAGCACGGGCTGGAATACCTAGAGGTGTCTTAAGCTTATTAATTTACCAGGCATGAGATTTTTAATTAACCTTTAATTTGACAGCATCACTGTGCTTGTCTTTTAGCCCTTATGATTTAGACTTGTTACAGTGAGGCCATTCGGCACATAAAGTCTCagatttccctccaaaataaccGAAAGggctggtctcttcatccattcgTGCATTTTTACGCAGcgccaagggctttgatgctACATGACACACATAAACTCGATACTCACACACATATACTGATACACACTCGCACTGATGTGTTGGTAATGTAGACTGAAGGCTTCTTTCTGTTTAGGGACAATGTTTCAGAATTTTGGAGGATAAACTCAGATCTGaactttctccttctgctttaaagcttCTCTCTGTCCATGGAGGATCAGTGCGTCAGCgccgtttgtgtgtgtgcgctccagctgtctgtctctgtcgCTTGTGCGAGCCAGGTTGTGAAGTGTGTCTGAACAGTGTTTGATTAATATTCTcatctatattctttgtttgttaaGGGTGATCTAAATGACAAAACTTCCGCAAATGTGAGCTTCATGCACCAAATGTCagtcatctattatttaaacagatttttcaattaattttagacacgcatatgaagacatttccaccatacagtttaaaggagaatagagcagaggacaggagaagtttGACACTCAACATTCTCTGGCAGAGATTCGTCAtagtgaaaattagagatgttcttgtaatctgctgtagttttttcCTAATAAACATCCAATCAACAGTATTTTAATATTAGCTTAAACTTAATATacattgaagaaaataaaaatataagttGGCCTGGGGTCTTTaaacacatctctcactagttttctttccagagtctttgaaatctttctcttccttcctctgccaggcttgttctgatTCCTTGAATTTCTTGATACTTCTCACCTCAGTTCTTGACATTTGGAAACGCTGTGATAATAACTTTGTAtgtccttctcctgctttgtgagcatcaaagattctttttctcaagttgatttattttatttttgctgtgctgcattctccagtgacagctcaaaccctttctgaaatttttatactgtgtgtaaataTGAAGGTAAACCTcagtttaacttgattttacaagctttgagcattacaaagtcAAAGCTCATAATTGCCCAGtagtggtttgtgctatggctcaacaaTGTGCtatgaccctggtagtttttgttttttatcatgaAATAATTtggtttctgtgtgcaaagtaaaataatgttagcatccaaaataaaactaggatgtttgggaAGCTGTGttttccttgctctgtttaacaacacttgggaaatacttaaGCACTTAGGAAAACCTGAATTTTCATACCAGGGCTAATAATTTTTGTCCTCATCCATTTCTACATTTGCAATTCAAAGATAAACTGTATTACTTCACAATGCTGTGTTACTGAGACCTTCGTCTGGTTGATTTGTTATAAGAATCAAACAGGATAAAAGAAATATCTCATCATTAGAATCGACTCATCGTGTGTAAACTGTGACACACTGTGCTGTAAGTGTGTGAACTTCTGCCATCTGTGGTTATTATGCATCACAAGTGCACATTTTCGTTAAAGGGTGATTGATTTAATAATTGGGTTAAGGTCATTGATGATTTGGTTCAGCCAATGGGATTTTAGTAAATGTGAAGAAGTGTATAAAGTCTACAAAGTTGATACTAAAACACAATATCATTgattctttattttaacagaGCTGCACTGAAAATTATTCTAATCTCAGTTATTATTGGTGGACAAGAGGCCATTATATATTAAAGGCTGTATGGGAAAATAAAACTTCATAGTAAGGAAGTAAGGAAGTTTGAGCTATATTAGTCCTGCCATTTCACAAATATGTGTACTAACATTAATGACTTTTAGATTTTAAACTTTCCTGCTTATAGATTCACAGGctttcctctctctgcctctaGCAGCATCACAAATCTTCAACAAGTCTTGTAGAGTAGGACCAACAACATAAATCATCCTCTTTTTGAGATGAAGATGAAGCAGTGACAGAGAGTATTGGGTATTTAAGCGCTGTATTTCCCCCTTAGCGCTGCTTTGAGCTGTTAAACACAGTGATGCTGACACCACAAACACAGGCAGGAGAGTGGCTGTTTCAGAGGGAGCTGCAGCGATGATGCA
This sequence is a window from Cheilinus undulatus linkage group 1, ASM1832078v1, whole genome shotgun sequence. Protein-coding genes within it:
- the dhx38 gene encoding pre-mRNA-splicing factor ATP-dependent RNA helicase PRP16 isoform X1, with the protein product MDDDVSMHRLEGTDPSVQVGGLIVKKKSAAAEPHVFRAPTPRTSLLGLDRLAAQKRKERESKEQSDGGGDDGSTKKSKVSSYKDWEEGKSDSGSDEEDDDQNQNTKKESRKYRVTGSETPSNPGGVSEEFRRRHQQRERDRREHGVYASSKEEKNRDRDKDRDRERSKDKGRDRRSERDEREGSRSRGSSSSRSERSERGERSDRSQRDNWSERISRGTKRDEPQTPQHHPRDSFTPSRSNWDEDDSGYSSSRHSQWESPSPALSHRESDRSDRSHRSGRESERRDRSVRGRYPDDTPLPTPSYKYNEWANDRKHLGSTPRLSQGKSRKDEGEGGILFDNEDEKEQWQEDQKQADRDWYMMDEGYDEFHNPFTSTSDEYVKKREQILQKQTQKRISAQKRQINEDNERWETNRMLTSGVVQRLEVDEDFEEDNAAKVHLLVHNLVPPFLDGRIVFTKQPEPVIPVKDATSDMAIISRKGSQLVRKHREQKERKKAQHKHWELAGTKLGDIMGIKKTEEADMSGGQPVGEDGKVDYRAEQKFADHMKEKSEASSEFAKKKSLLEQRQYLPIFAVRQQLLNIIRDNSIVIVVGETGSGKTTQLTQYLHEDGYTSYGMVGCTQPRRVAAMSVAKRVSEEIGTNLGEEVGYAIRFEDCTSENTLIKYMTDGILLRESLRESDLDHYSAVIMDEAHERSLNTDVLFGLLREVVSRRTDLKLIVTSATMDSDKFAAFFGNVPIFHIPGRTFPVDILFSKTPQEDYVEAAVKQALQIHLSGLIGDILIFMPGQEDIEVTSDQIVERLEDLENAPPLAVLPIYSQLPSDLQAKIFQKAPDGVRKCIVATNIAETSLTVDGIMFVVDSGYCKLKVFNPRIGMDALQVYPISQANANQRSGRAGRTGPGQCYRLYTQSAFKNEMLTTTIPEIQRTNLANVVLLLKSLGVQDLLLFHFMDPPPEDNMLNSMYQLWILGALDNTGALTPTGRLMVEFPLDPALSKMLIVSCDMGCSADILIIVSMLSVPAIFYRPKGREEESDQVREKFAVPESDHLTYLNVYMQWKNNNYSSVWCNEHFIHTKAMRKVREVRSQLKDIMVQQRMNLISCGSDWDIIRKCICAAYFHQAAKLKGIGEYVNVRTGMPCHLHPTSSLFGMGYTPDYIIYHELVMTTKEYMQCVTAVDGEWLAELGPMFYSIKHAGRSRQENRRRAKEEITNMEEEMSLAEEQLRARREEQEKKNNSTGVKGVKIYTPGRKEQAPMTPRRTPARFGL
- the dhx38 gene encoding pre-mRNA-splicing factor ATP-dependent RNA helicase PRP16 isoform X2, encoding MDDDVSMHRLEGTDPSVQVGGLIVKKKSAAAEPHVFRAPTPRTSLLGLDRLAAQKRKERESKEQSDGGGDDGSTKKSKVSSYKDWEEGKSDSGSDEEDDDQNQNTKKERKYRVTGSETPSNPGGVSEEFRRRHQQRERDRREHGVYASSKEEKNRDRDKDRDRERSKDKGRDRRSERDEREGSRSRGSSSSRSERSERGERSDRSQRDNWSERISRGTKRDEPQTPQHHPRDSFTPSRSNWDEDDSGYSSSRHSQWESPSPALSHRESDRSDRSHRSGRESERRDRSVRGRYPDDTPLPTPSYKYNEWANDRKHLGSTPRLSQGKSRKDEGEGGILFDNEDEKEQWQEDQKQADRDWYMMDEGYDEFHNPFTSTSDEYVKKREQILQKQTQKRISAQKRQINEDNERWETNRMLTSGVVQRLEVDEDFEEDNAAKVHLLVHNLVPPFLDGRIVFTKQPEPVIPVKDATSDMAIISRKGSQLVRKHREQKERKKAQHKHWELAGTKLGDIMGIKKTEEADMSGGQPVGEDGKVDYRAEQKFADHMKEKSEASSEFAKKKSLLEQRQYLPIFAVRQQLLNIIRDNSIVIVVGETGSGKTTQLTQYLHEDGYTSYGMVGCTQPRRVAAMSVAKRVSEEIGTNLGEEVGYAIRFEDCTSENTLIKYMTDGILLRESLRESDLDHYSAVIMDEAHERSLNTDVLFGLLREVVSRRTDLKLIVTSATMDSDKFAAFFGNVPIFHIPGRTFPVDILFSKTPQEDYVEAAVKQALQIHLSGLIGDILIFMPGQEDIEVTSDQIVERLEDLENAPPLAVLPIYSQLPSDLQAKIFQKAPDGVRKCIVATNIAETSLTVDGIMFVVDSGYCKLKVFNPRIGMDALQVYPISQANANQRSGRAGRTGPGQCYRLYTQSAFKNEMLTTTIPEIQRTNLANVVLLLKSLGVQDLLLFHFMDPPPEDNMLNSMYQLWILGALDNTGALTPTGRLMVEFPLDPALSKMLIVSCDMGCSADILIIVSMLSVPAIFYRPKGREEESDQVREKFAVPESDHLTYLNVYMQWKNNNYSSVWCNEHFIHTKAMRKVREVRSQLKDIMVQQRMNLISCGSDWDIIRKCICAAYFHQAAKLKGIGEYVNVRTGMPCHLHPTSSLFGMGYTPDYIIYHELVMTTKEYMQCVTAVDGEWLAELGPMFYSIKHAGRSRQENRRRAKEEITNMEEEMSLAEEQLRARREEQEKKNNSTGVKGVKIYTPGRKEQAPMTPRRTPARFGL